A single window of Oxyura jamaicensis isolate SHBP4307 breed ruddy duck chromosome 3, BPBGC_Ojam_1.0, whole genome shotgun sequence DNA harbors:
- the ADGRG6 gene encoding adhesion G-protein coupled receptor G6 isoform X7, giving the protein MPDTNRTDKPNNDLQEFRLPVTVIFRMKRNSPDSSHSRPQRQQESKIEGIKTIGIISTPIIWPVKQRPLRFSKNSADEDPERKNIYGIFRPTVSTSAAYEETSNGTLAAFSEKINLDNTAIHQLLNENILNDSRISFHGTYNAAGAVTDPSVNAAVPFLQNRSLTAEATWTLADGLGYADSESPFHSAVSRNTAYEHGNEALWIPSSSNDMSNFIHLNDVLEPESWWSETIFHHHITSDFQEERFHSLSSLSISPLRETLSFQKSRLDLLDFSPHKVYPDMIEGNTNRKPVSMLAASSEFQFRKSMYIKEHYSGGITNLNSVEAPHANPTAFFHNMKKTYTKAMPNIQLTNSITGSSRKQLVSALLVGIGRTNSALNHVETTRPLYQQSLTGMYSESDSIFLSNSDYWSHYLKYSVYFQKKISETLRNGALENNLDAFHNNNQNEDSDFSILETENINRVGTSWEPGYLDFLTKYVDISPSLTANFWTVSYHLKEVPQAFSGEPSENQWLSFNKLLSSPTEKLPSISSPTKPDSISEDTFTISLLDHGAEEINFSSHASTLERQIFSLFFLGLSKRISESNEKMVSQMQSEMNFANLTISSNDDFYFAFPFSSLKAPLSQHVVQTSPFDKALANSTKKSVVFDGLNMQVGTDIVSDRTNVTFLNNRQQLVSVLPTHPGTQPSCSRGSQTASLVNTSLNSFINSTRTHGSLQSQDILKSDAASNAVDNARSEVQMDAAIFLKSNDSVNSDFLTTALSLELRHTFHSESKFKLGVPPNSYSTPPLPQSFQNHLDSISPSLIPGWDVAELSLPTTPVTPSQLTFLGQNFLENQGDGIGYSRWAVEQEITGDKEKRNSAVQTSTNKSRLSDQDSEREVYGSFSMYRGRMSSLNIGSTHLLDFENVDYGHFANFSSLLALSRTAIMNDTMLLSSSYSGIIIQQKETILKHTLMTPGAVIHHSYMHSQMPISPVMYHQSSGLAHIHSLTNFSTGRSQNTTPYPPPNQLTGNPTVLSCLNSTEMGCLCRPEVNYSMSSH; this is encoded by the exons ATGCCTGATACTAATAGAACCGATAAGCCAAACAATG ACCTGCAGGAATTCAGACTTCCTGTTACAGTTATCTTCAGAATGAAGAGAAATTCACCTGATTCCTCCCATTCACGACCACAAAGGCAGCAAGAGTCTAAGATAGAAGGGATCAAAACCATAGGAATTATCTCTACCCCTATTATTTGGCCAGTAAAACAAAGACCTCTCCGTTTCAGTAAAAACTCAGCAGATGAGGatccagagagaaaaaacatataCGGCATATTTCGTCCAACTGTGTCAACATCGGCTGCCTATGAGGAGACCAGCAATGGTACATTGgctgctttttcagaaaaaatcaACCTAGATAACACTGCGATTCATCAGttactaaatgaaaatattctgaatgaTTCTAGAATTTCATTTCATGGCACTTATAATGCAGCAGGTGCTGTTACAGATCCTTCTGTGAATGCAGCAGttccttttcttcaaaacagaagtCTTACTGCAGAGGCAACATGGACTCTGGCAGATGGGCTAGGTTATGCTGACTCAGAGTCACCATTCCACTCTGCTGTTAGCAGAAACACTGCTTATGAACACGGAAATGAAGCCCTGTGGATTCCATCTTCCAGCAATGACATGTCCAATTTCATACATCTAAATGATGTCTTGGAGCCTGAGAGTTGGTGGAGTGAGACTATATTTCACCATCATATCACCTCTGACTTTCAAGAAGAGagatttcattctctttctagCTTATCTATATCACCTTTAAGGGAGACACTCTCATTCCAAAAAAGTAGACTAGACTTGCTAGATTTTTCACCGCACAAAGTTTACCCAGATATGATAGAAGGCAACACTAACAGGAAACCTGTTTCCATGTTAGCAGCAAGCAGTGAATTTCAGTTTAGAAAATCTATGTACATTAAGGAACATTACTCAGGAGGTATTACAAATTTAAACTCTGTGGAGGCTCCACATGCAAAcccaacagcattttttcacaacatgaaaaaaacatatacaaaaGCTATGCCCAACATACAGCTGACAAATTCAATCACAGGTTCCAGTAGAAAACAACTAGTGTCAGCACTTCTGGTAGGAATAGGCAGGACAAACTCAGCATTAAATCATGTTGAAACAACACGGCCTCTTTATCAACAATCGTTGACTGGTATGTATTCAGAAAGTGATAGCATATTTTTGTCTAATAGTGATTACTGGtctcattatttaaaatattcagtatattttcaaaagaagataAGTGAGACCCTCAGAAATGGAGCACTGGAGAACAATTTAGATGCATTTCATAATAACAATCAAAATGAAGATTCAGATTTTTCCATATTAGAGACAGAGAATATCAACAGAGTTGGCACCTCCTGGGAACCAGGTTACTTGGATTTTCTGACAAAATATGTAGACATATCCCCTTCTTTAACAGCCAATTTCTGGACTGTTTCCTATCACTTGAAAGAAGTGCCTCAAGCATTTTCTGGGGAGCCATCAGAAAATCAGTGGCTCTCATTTAATAAACTGCTTTCTTCCCCAACAGAGAAATTGCCATCCATTAGTTCACCTACTAAGCCTGACAGTATCTCTGAGGATACTTTTACAATTAGTTTATTAGATCATGGAGCTGAAGAAATTAACTTCTCTAGCCATGCATCAACTTTGGAAAGACAgatatttagtttattttttctgggcCTTTCAAAGAGAATTTCAGAAAGTAACGAGAAGATGGTATCACAGATGCAGTCAGAAATGAACTTTGCAAACCTAACCATATCTTCCAATGATGActtttactttgcttttcctttctcttccctcaaaGCACCTTTGAGTCAACACGTTGTACAGACAAGTCCCTTTGACAAAGCACTTGCAAACTctacaaaaaaatcagtggtCTTTGATGGTTTAAACATGCAAGTTGGAACTGACATAGTAAGTGATAGAACCAATGTGACCTTCCTAAATAATAGACAGCAACTTGTTTCTGTCCTTCCAACACATCCAGGAACCCAGCCTTCATGTTCAAGGGGTAGCCAGACTGCTTCTTTGGTAAATACATCACTTAATAGTTTCATAAACAGTACAAGAACACATGGATCATTGCAGTCTCAAGACATTCTGAAGAGTGATGCAGCATCAAATGCTGTTGATAATGCAAGAAGTGAAGTTCAAATGGAtgcagctatttttttaaaaagcaatgattCAGTGAATTCTGACTTCCTTACAACAGCACTGTCTTTGGAATTGAGGCACACTTTTCATTCAGAATCAAAATTCAAACTTGGTGTACCTCCTAACAGCTACTCCACACCTCCACTCCCACAAAGTTTTCAGAACCACCTTGATAGCATTTCTCCAAGCCTGATCCCTGGATGGGATGTAGCGGAGTTAAGCTTACCAACAACACCAGTAACACCAAGTCAACTAACTTTCTTAGGACAAAACTTCCTTGAAAATCAAGGGGATGGTATTGGATACTCTCGATGGGCAGTAGAACAAGAAATCACTggtgataaagaaaaaagaaattctgctgTTCAGACATCAACTAATAAATCAAGGCTTTCAGATCAGGATTCAGAAAGGGAAGTATATGGATCCTTTAGCATGTACAGAGGAAGAATGTCTTCTCTGAATATTGGTAGTACTCACCTCTtggattttgaaaatgttgattATGGACACTTTGcaaatttctcttctcttctggcaTTATCAAGAACTGCAATAATGAATGATACAATGCTTTTGTCCTCTTCATATAGTGGAATTATTATTCAGCAAAAAGAGACCATCCTGAAGCATACTCTAATGACACCTGGAGCAGTAATCCATCACTCTTACATGCATTCTCAAATGCCAATTTCTCCTGTAATGTACCATCAATCATCAGGTTTGGCACATATTCATTCCTTGACCAATTTTTCAACTGGGAGAAGCCAAAATACCACCCCTTACCCGCCACCGAATCAACTTACTGGCAATCCCACAGTCTTATCTTGTTTAAACTCCACTGAAATGGGCTGCCTATGTCGACCTGAGGTCAACTACAGTATGTCAAGTCATTAA
- the ADGRG6 gene encoding adhesion G-protein coupled receptor G6 isoform X6, producing MKLRKKANGSYLIPSSTIEPTSCANLGSLCQATVNATTPTPPTVTTNMPDTNRTDKPNNDLQEFRLPVTVIFRMKRNSPDSSHSRPQRQQESKIEGIKTIGIISTPIIWPVKQRPLRFSKNSADEDPERKNIYGIFRPTVSTSAAYEETSNGTLAAFSEKINLDNTAIHQLLNENILNDSRISFHGTYNAAGAVTDPSVNAAVPFLQNRSLTAEATWTLADGLGYADSESPFHSAVSRNTAYEHGNEALWIPSSSNDMSNFIHLNDVLEPESWWSETIFHHHITSDFQEERFHSLSSLSISPLRETLSFQKSRLDLLDFSPHKVYPDMIEGNTNRKPVSMLAASSEFQFRKSMYIKEHYSGGITNLNSVEAPHANPTAFFHNMKKTYTKAMPNIQLTNSITGSSRKQLVSALLVGIGRTNSALNHVETTRPLYQQSLTGMYSESDSIFLSNSDYWSHYLKYSVYFQKKISETLRNGALENNLDAFHNNNQNEDSDFSILETENINRVGTSWEPGYLDFLTKYVDISPSLTANFWTVSYHLKEVPQAFSGEPSENQWLSFNKLLSSPTEKLPSISSPTKPDSISEDTFTISLLDHGAEEINFSSHASTLERQIFSLFFLGLSKRISESNEKMVSQMQSEMNFANLTISSNDDFYFAFPFSSLKAPLSQHVVQTSPFDKALANSTKKSVVFDGLNMQVGTDIVSDRTNVTFLNNRQQLVSVLPTHPGTQPSCSRGSQTASLVNTSLNSFINSTRTHGSLQSQDILKSDAASNAVDNARSEVQMDAAIFLKSNDSVNSDFLTTALSLELRHTFHSESKFKLGVPPNSYSTPPLPQSFQNHLDSISPSLIPGWDVAELSLPTTPVTPSQLTFLGQNFLENQGDGIGYSRWAVEQEITGDKEKRNSAVQTSTNKSRLSDQDSEREVYGSFSMYRGRMSSLNIGSTHLLDFENVDYGHFANFSSLLALSRTAIMNDTMLLSSSYSGIIIQQKETILKHTLMTPGAVIHHSYMHSQMPISPVMYHQSSGLAHIHSLTNFSTGRSQNTTPYPPPNQLTGNPTVLSCLNSTEMGCLCRPEVNYSMSSH from the exons atgaaactacGTAAGAAGGCAAATG gCTCATACCTAATTCCTTCTTCTACCATTGAACCAACAAGTTGTGCAAACCTAGGAAGCCTTTGCCAAG CTACTGTAAATGCTACTACTCCTACACCACCCACTGTCACCACTAACATGCCTGATACTAATAGAACCGATAAGCCAAACAATG ACCTGCAGGAATTCAGACTTCCTGTTACAGTTATCTTCAGAATGAAGAGAAATTCACCTGATTCCTCCCATTCACGACCACAAAGGCAGCAAGAGTCTAAGATAGAAGGGATCAAAACCATAGGAATTATCTCTACCCCTATTATTTGGCCAGTAAAACAAAGACCTCTCCGTTTCAGTAAAAACTCAGCAGATGAGGatccagagagaaaaaacatataCGGCATATTTCGTCCAACTGTGTCAACATCGGCTGCCTATGAGGAGACCAGCAATGGTACATTGgctgctttttcagaaaaaatcaACCTAGATAACACTGCGATTCATCAGttactaaatgaaaatattctgaatgaTTCTAGAATTTCATTTCATGGCACTTATAATGCAGCAGGTGCTGTTACAGATCCTTCTGTGAATGCAGCAGttccttttcttcaaaacagaagtCTTACTGCAGAGGCAACATGGACTCTGGCAGATGGGCTAGGTTATGCTGACTCAGAGTCACCATTCCACTCTGCTGTTAGCAGAAACACTGCTTATGAACACGGAAATGAAGCCCTGTGGATTCCATCTTCCAGCAATGACATGTCCAATTTCATACATCTAAATGATGTCTTGGAGCCTGAGAGTTGGTGGAGTGAGACTATATTTCACCATCATATCACCTCTGACTTTCAAGAAGAGagatttcattctctttctagCTTATCTATATCACCTTTAAGGGAGACACTCTCATTCCAAAAAAGTAGACTAGACTTGCTAGATTTTTCACCGCACAAAGTTTACCCAGATATGATAGAAGGCAACACTAACAGGAAACCTGTTTCCATGTTAGCAGCAAGCAGTGAATTTCAGTTTAGAAAATCTATGTACATTAAGGAACATTACTCAGGAGGTATTACAAATTTAAACTCTGTGGAGGCTCCACATGCAAAcccaacagcattttttcacaacatgaaaaaaacatatacaaaaGCTATGCCCAACATACAGCTGACAAATTCAATCACAGGTTCCAGTAGAAAACAACTAGTGTCAGCACTTCTGGTAGGAATAGGCAGGACAAACTCAGCATTAAATCATGTTGAAACAACACGGCCTCTTTATCAACAATCGTTGACTGGTATGTATTCAGAAAGTGATAGCATATTTTTGTCTAATAGTGATTACTGGtctcattatttaaaatattcagtatattttcaaaagaagataAGTGAGACCCTCAGAAATGGAGCACTGGAGAACAATTTAGATGCATTTCATAATAACAATCAAAATGAAGATTCAGATTTTTCCATATTAGAGACAGAGAATATCAACAGAGTTGGCACCTCCTGGGAACCAGGTTACTTGGATTTTCTGACAAAATATGTAGACATATCCCCTTCTTTAACAGCCAATTTCTGGACTGTTTCCTATCACTTGAAAGAAGTGCCTCAAGCATTTTCTGGGGAGCCATCAGAAAATCAGTGGCTCTCATTTAATAAACTGCTTTCTTCCCCAACAGAGAAATTGCCATCCATTAGTTCACCTACTAAGCCTGACAGTATCTCTGAGGATACTTTTACAATTAGTTTATTAGATCATGGAGCTGAAGAAATTAACTTCTCTAGCCATGCATCAACTTTGGAAAGACAgatatttagtttattttttctgggcCTTTCAAAGAGAATTTCAGAAAGTAACGAGAAGATGGTATCACAGATGCAGTCAGAAATGAACTTTGCAAACCTAACCATATCTTCCAATGATGActtttactttgcttttcctttctcttccctcaaaGCACCTTTGAGTCAACACGTTGTACAGACAAGTCCCTTTGACAAAGCACTTGCAAACTctacaaaaaaatcagtggtCTTTGATGGTTTAAACATGCAAGTTGGAACTGACATAGTAAGTGATAGAACCAATGTGACCTTCCTAAATAATAGACAGCAACTTGTTTCTGTCCTTCCAACACATCCAGGAACCCAGCCTTCATGTTCAAGGGGTAGCCAGACTGCTTCTTTGGTAAATACATCACTTAATAGTTTCATAAACAGTACAAGAACACATGGATCATTGCAGTCTCAAGACATTCTGAAGAGTGATGCAGCATCAAATGCTGTTGATAATGCAAGAAGTGAAGTTCAAATGGAtgcagctatttttttaaaaagcaatgattCAGTGAATTCTGACTTCCTTACAACAGCACTGTCTTTGGAATTGAGGCACACTTTTCATTCAGAATCAAAATTCAAACTTGGTGTACCTCCTAACAGCTACTCCACACCTCCACTCCCACAAAGTTTTCAGAACCACCTTGATAGCATTTCTCCAAGCCTGATCCCTGGATGGGATGTAGCGGAGTTAAGCTTACCAACAACACCAGTAACACCAAGTCAACTAACTTTCTTAGGACAAAACTTCCTTGAAAATCAAGGGGATGGTATTGGATACTCTCGATGGGCAGTAGAACAAGAAATCACTggtgataaagaaaaaagaaattctgctgTTCAGACATCAACTAATAAATCAAGGCTTTCAGATCAGGATTCAGAAAGGGAAGTATATGGATCCTTTAGCATGTACAGAGGAAGAATGTCTTCTCTGAATATTGGTAGTACTCACCTCTtggattttgaaaatgttgattATGGACACTTTGcaaatttctcttctcttctggcaTTATCAAGAACTGCAATAATGAATGATACAATGCTTTTGTCCTCTTCATATAGTGGAATTATTATTCAGCAAAAAGAGACCATCCTGAAGCATACTCTAATGACACCTGGAGCAGTAATCCATCACTCTTACATGCATTCTCAAATGCCAATTTCTCCTGTAATGTACCATCAATCATCAGGTTTGGCACATATTCATTCCTTGACCAATTTTTCAACTGGGAGAAGCCAAAATACCACCCCTTACCCGCCACCGAATCAACTTACTGGCAATCCCACAGTCTTATCTTGTTTAAACTCCACTGAAATGGGCTGCCTATGTCGACCTGAGGTCAACTACAGTATGTCAAGTCATTAA
- the ADGRG6 gene encoding adhesion G-protein coupled receptor G6 isoform X2, with the protein MSHVSEMWCYHWKWKMQHYVYLFTMYTICMQQAAHGCYNCRTVLTDPSGVFTSPCFPSDYPNSQACKWIIRAPHGFIIQLTFIDFDIEEAPGCIYDSLTLDNGEIPMNLCGITAKGLSYNSTGNEMIVSFKSDFSIQKKGFNASYVRIAVSLRNQKVIIPQDPDVDAVSVAETVLVPELSQFTLCFEATKSSSDDNDDWKIFSYTDVSSKEFFGFGKTTKGHFLSISGTQCFLDNALPRNAEFFTGTFEQLCVVGDSFSGTIGVYAKSTYHNVYCPAMFGKVIPGNGRLVLGSNSNEVSSLNGDIYNFRLWNFTMNAQTLANLSCDVKGNIVDWENEFWSIPTSALKAENNLSCGSYLIPSSTIEPTSCANLGSLCQATVNATTPTPPTVTTNMPDTNRTDKPNNDLQEFRLPVTVIFRMKRNSPDSSHSRPQRQQESKIEGIKTIGIISTPIIWPVKQRPLRFSKNSADEDPERKNIYGIFRPTVSTSAAYEETSNGTLAAFSEKINLDNTAIHQLLNENILNDSRISFHGTYNAAGAVTDPSVNAAVPFLQNRSLTAEATWTLADGLGYADSESPFHSAVSRNTAYEHGNEALWIPSSSNDMSNFIHLNDVLEPESWWSETIFHHHITSDFQEERFHSLSSLSISPLRETLSFQKSRLDLLDFSPHKVYPDMIEGNTNRKPVSMLAASSEFQFRKSMYIKEHYSGGITNLNSVEAPHANPTAFFHNMKKTYTKAMPNIQLTNSITGSSRKQLVSALLVGIGRTNSALNHVETTRPLYQQSLTGMYSESDSIFLSNSDYWSHYLKYSVYFQKKISETLRNGALENNLDAFHNNNQNEDSDFSILETENINRVGTSWEPGYLDFLTKYVDISPSLTANFWTVSYHLKEVPQAFSGEPSENQWLSFNKLLSSPTEKLPSISSPTKPDSISEDTFTISLLDHGAEEINFSSHASTLERQIFSLFFLGLSKRISESNEKMVSQMQSEMNFANLTISSNDDFYFAFPFSSLKAPLSQHVVQTSPFDKALANSTKKSVVFDGLNMQVGTDIVSDRTNVTFLNNRQQLVSVLPTHPGTQPSCSRGSQTASLVNTSLNSFINSTRTHGSLQSQDILKSDAASNAVDNARSEVQMDAAIFLKSNDSVNSDFLTTALSLELRHTFHSESKFKLGVPPNSYSTPPLPQSFQNHLDSISPSLIPGWDVAELSLPTTPVTPSQLTFLGQNFLENQGDGIGYSRWAVEQEITGDKEKRNSAVQTSTNKSRLSDQDSEREVYGSFSMYRGRMSSLNIGSTHLLDFENVDYGHFANFSSLLALSRTAIMNDTMLLSSSYSGIIIQQKETILKHTLMTPGAVIHHSYMHSQMPISPVMYHQSSGLAHIHSLTNFSTGRSQNTTPYPPPNQLTGNPTVLSCLNSTEMGCLCRPEVNYSMSSH; encoded by the exons ctcatggATGCTACAACTGTAGGACTGTATTAACTGACCCCTCTGGAGTTTTCACTTCTCCATGCTTCCCCAGTGATTATCCCAACAGCCAAGCATGCAAATGGATCATCCGAGCACCTCATGGATTCATCATACAGCTAACATTTATTGATTTTGACATTGAAGAAGCTCCAGGCTGCATTTATGATTCACTGACATTGGACAATGGAGAGATCCCAATGAACCTCTGTGGAATAACCGCCAAGGGATTATCATATAATTCtactggaaatgaaatgattGTGTCCTTTAAAAGTGATTTCAGTATccaaaaaaaaggttttaatgcCAGCTATGTACGAA TTGCCGTGTCTCTGAGGAATCAGAAGGTCATCATTCCCCAGGATCCTGATGTTGATGCCGTGTCTGTGGCAGAGACAGTCTTGGTTCCAGAGCTTAGCCAGTTCACACTGTGCTTTGAAGCAACCAAGAGCAGCAGTGATGACAATGACGACTGGAAGATCTTCTCCTACACAGATGTGTCATCGAAAGAGTTCTTCGGCTTCGGGAAGACCACAAAAGGCCATTTTCTGTCCATCTCAGGGACACAGTGCTTTCTTGATAATGCATTGCCTCGAAATGCAGAGTTTTTCACAGGAACCTTTGAACAGCTCTGTGTAGTAGGGGATAGCTTCTCGGGCACAATAGGTGTATATGCCAAAAGTACCTATCATAATGTATACTGTCCGGCTATGTTTGGCAAAGTTATCCCTGGAAATGGtaggctggtgctgggctctAACAGCAATGAAGTGAGCTCTCTAAATGGGGACATTTACAACTTCCGCCTCTGGAATTTCACCATGAATGCTCAAACACTGGCCAACCTCAGCTGCGATGTGAAAGGAAACATTGTAGACTGGGAAAATGAATTCTGGAGTATTCCAACTtcagcactgaaagcagaaaacaatttgAGTTGTG gCTCATACCTAATTCCTTCTTCTACCATTGAACCAACAAGTTGTGCAAACCTAGGAAGCCTTTGCCAAG CTACTGTAAATGCTACTACTCCTACACCACCCACTGTCACCACTAACATGCCTGATACTAATAGAACCGATAAGCCAAACAATG ACCTGCAGGAATTCAGACTTCCTGTTACAGTTATCTTCAGAATGAAGAGAAATTCACCTGATTCCTCCCATTCACGACCACAAAGGCAGCAAGAGTCTAAGATAGAAGGGATCAAAACCATAGGAATTATCTCTACCCCTATTATTTGGCCAGTAAAACAAAGACCTCTCCGTTTCAGTAAAAACTCAGCAGATGAGGatccagagagaaaaaacatataCGGCATATTTCGTCCAACTGTGTCAACATCGGCTGCCTATGAGGAGACCAGCAATGGTACATTGgctgctttttcagaaaaaatcaACCTAGATAACACTGCGATTCATCAGttactaaatgaaaatattctgaatgaTTCTAGAATTTCATTTCATGGCACTTATAATGCAGCAGGTGCTGTTACAGATCCTTCTGTGAATGCAGCAGttccttttcttcaaaacagaagtCTTACTGCAGAGGCAACATGGACTCTGGCAGATGGGCTAGGTTATGCTGACTCAGAGTCACCATTCCACTCTGCTGTTAGCAGAAACACTGCTTATGAACACGGAAATGAAGCCCTGTGGATTCCATCTTCCAGCAATGACATGTCCAATTTCATACATCTAAATGATGTCTTGGAGCCTGAGAGTTGGTGGAGTGAGACTATATTTCACCATCATATCACCTCTGACTTTCAAGAAGAGagatttcattctctttctagCTTATCTATATCACCTTTAAGGGAGACACTCTCATTCCAAAAAAGTAGACTAGACTTGCTAGATTTTTCACCGCACAAAGTTTACCCAGATATGATAGAAGGCAACACTAACAGGAAACCTGTTTCCATGTTAGCAGCAAGCAGTGAATTTCAGTTTAGAAAATCTATGTACATTAAGGAACATTACTCAGGAGGTATTACAAATTTAAACTCTGTGGAGGCTCCACATGCAAAcccaacagcattttttcacaacatgaaaaaaacatatacaaaaGCTATGCCCAACATACAGCTGACAAATTCAATCACAGGTTCCAGTAGAAAACAACTAGTGTCAGCACTTCTGGTAGGAATAGGCAGGACAAACTCAGCATTAAATCATGTTGAAACAACACGGCCTCTTTATCAACAATCGTTGACTGGTATGTATTCAGAAAGTGATAGCATATTTTTGTCTAATAGTGATTACTGGtctcattatttaaaatattcagtatattttcaaaagaagataAGTGAGACCCTCAGAAATGGAGCACTGGAGAACAATTTAGATGCATTTCATAATAACAATCAAAATGAAGATTCAGATTTTTCCATATTAGAGACAGAGAATATCAACAGAGTTGGCACCTCCTGGGAACCAGGTTACTTGGATTTTCTGACAAAATATGTAGACATATCCCCTTCTTTAACAGCCAATTTCTGGACTGTTTCCTATCACTTGAAAGAAGTGCCTCAAGCATTTTCTGGGGAGCCATCAGAAAATCAGTGGCTCTCATTTAATAAACTGCTTTCTTCCCCAACAGAGAAATTGCCATCCATTAGTTCACCTACTAAGCCTGACAGTATCTCTGAGGATACTTTTACAATTAGTTTATTAGATCATGGAGCTGAAGAAATTAACTTCTCTAGCCATGCATCAACTTTGGAAAGACAgatatttagtttattttttctgggcCTTTCAAAGAGAATTTCAGAAAGTAACGAGAAGATGGTATCACAGATGCAGTCAGAAATGAACTTTGCAAACCTAACCATATCTTCCAATGATGActtttactttgcttttcctttctcttccctcaaaGCACCTTTGAGTCAACACGTTGTACAGACAAGTCCCTTTGACAAAGCACTTGCAAACTctacaaaaaaatcagtggtCTTTGATGGTTTAAACATGCAAGTTGGAACTGACATAGTAAGTGATAGAACCAATGTGACCTTCCTAAATAATAGACAGCAACTTGTTTCTGTCCTTCCAACACATCCAGGAACCCAGCCTTCATGTTCAAGGGGTAGCCAGACTGCTTCTTTGGTAAATACATCACTTAATAGTTTCATAAACAGTACAAGAACACATGGATCATTGCAGTCTCAAGACATTCTGAAGAGTGATGCAGCATCAAATGCTGTTGATAATGCAAGAAGTGAAGTTCAAATGGAtgcagctatttttttaaaaagcaatgattCAGTGAATTCTGACTTCCTTACAACAGCACTGTCTTTGGAATTGAGGCACACTTTTCATTCAGAATCAAAATTCAAACTTGGTGTACCTCCTAACAGCTACTCCACACCTCCACTCCCACAAAGTTTTCAGAACCACCTTGATAGCATTTCTCCAAGCCTGATCCCTGGATGGGATGTAGCGGAGTTAAGCTTACCAACAACACCAGTAACACCAAGTCAACTAACTTTCTTAGGACAAAACTTCCTTGAAAATCAAGGGGATGGTATTGGATACTCTCGATGGGCAGTAGAACAAGAAATCACTggtgataaagaaaaaagaaattctgctgTTCAGACATCAACTAATAAATCAAGGCTTTCAGATCAGGATTCAGAAAGGGAAGTATATGGATCCTTTAGCATGTACAGAGGAAGAATGTCTTCTCTGAATATTGGTAGTACTCACCTCTtggattttgaaaatgttgattATGGACACTTTGcaaatttctcttctcttctggcaTTATCAAGAACTGCAATAATGAATGATACAATGCTTTTGTCCTCTTCATATAGTGGAATTATTATTCAGCAAAAAGAGACCATCCTGAAGCATACTCTAATGACACCTGGAGCAGTAATCCATCACTCTTACATGCATTCTCAAATGCCAATTTCTCCTGTAATGTACCATCAATCATCAGGTTTGGCACATATTCATTCCTTGACCAATTTTTCAACTGGGAGAAGCCAAAATACCACCCCTTACCCGCCACCGAATCAACTTACTGGCAATCCCACAGTCTTATCTTGTTTAAACTCCACTGAAATGGGCTGCCTATGTCGACCTGAGGTCAACTACAGTATGTCAAGTCATTAA